The genomic DNA ATGATACACATCCGGTCGATATGCCGGGCCGTTTCTGGCAACAGCTCCGAGACCCAGATTCCATTTTCGCCATGCTGGCTGAAATCGAAGACCGACCCGGCGTGTTTCTTCTTCCCGGTTTGCGGTTTGTAGTCGAATGTATCCATCTGCGCCGGTCCGCCGCTCATGCACAAAAAGATCACGCGACGAGCCCGAGGGACGTTGGGGGTGATGCCAGCTGTGGCGGATGCTGGCGGAGCTGCAGCGACGGCTTGCTGGCACAGCGATTGCAACGCCAGATACCCAAAGCCGAAGGATGTGGTTTGCAGCATCTGCCGCCGCGTAGCGATGGCAACGGAGTTGTTGTTAGTCGACATAGCGAAACTCGTTGGAGGTAAACAAGGCTTGGCAGAGACTGGCCCATGCCTTCTGCTGTCGCTGCGGCAAATCGATTTCCGATGGGAACGAGGTCTCGGTTTGCAGCACCAACGCCACCGCTTGTTTCAATTCAAGCGGGGAAGGTGGGCGTTGGAGGGTGGTCTGGAATAGCAGCCGGATTTTGGAATCGTCGTCTCCGCCACTGGCCATCAATCGTTCGGCAAGTCGTTCGGACTGAGCCACGACAAACGGGCTGTTCATGAAGAACAACGACTGTGTCGGTAACGTCGTCACGTTCCGCTGGCCCATCACGCCAATCCCGTCGGGCAGATCGAAGGCGGACAGTTCTGCGGGGGGCGCGTGTCGCAACATGCACAGATAGACGCTGCGATGATTGCTGGGGCGATGGAGGTTCGATGATGCGCCCAGCGGCCAATTGATCAACGCAACCGTCTCCTCGATCGCGGAACCTTGCCCTGGTGCAAAATCGAGTTCTCCGTTGGCTAGAAGCAAACTGTCTCGGATCGATTCGGCATCGAGTCGCCGCGACAGGTGTCGCCCGTACAGAAGGTTCTCGGGATCCGCGGTGGCCAGCGATGGTTCGCAGTCACTGTCCAATTGGTAGGTCCGGCTGAGGACGATTGATCGGATCAGTTGCTTGATCGACCAACCGGAATCGACGAATCGATTCGCCAGGTGATCGAGTAATTCGGGGTGCGAGGGTCGGCCGCCATAAACACCAAAATCGTCGGGCGTCGACACAATCCCACGCCCCATCAAATGCAGCCAGATCCGATTCACCATCACGCGAGCGGTTTGGGGATGGGAGGGATCGGTCAGCCATCGCGCCAGCTCCAGTCGTCCGCTGCGCTCCGGAGCGATCTGCAATTCCTCTGCGATGTTGGCACTGAGTCCAACGGTCGTTTCATCCGCGTCGACAAATTGGCGATAAGCGGTCAGAGTGCCTCGAGGGACCTGTGGACCGTATTTGCCCGTCTGCCCATCGATATGGACTTTGCTGTCGACGATTTTTTCCGGTTTGCGTTCGCGCACGCCCATCGCCCAACCTAAGGTTCGTGGCGGTTCGGGTTGGTCCGCTGTGCGGTACAAATCCTTCGCTTCTTTGGTTGAGAGAGCTCGTTGAAACAGTGCCACATGCGCCAGGTTACCGTACAGCGGAAATGCTTTTTCGCTGCGAGCTCCGAAGCAGAAATCAAGCGAATCGCCAAACGTTGCCGGCATCGTTGTCTCGATTTCCAATCCTCCATTGAGGAAGACTTGGACCTTCTTGTCTTGGCGGACCATCGCAATATGGTTCCATGTTTGCGGCTGAATCACCGTCGATCCGGCAACACTTTTCTTCCCGGCGTTCCCATTGAAAACGAACAACTTGCCCGTTCGCGACTTATTGTGGGTGCCGCCAATTCCCAGATGATCGCCAGGGACGTTTTTGTCGGTCAGCGTGCCACGGGAAAACAGATACGCCGTGATCGGATGACTGCCGTTTGGGGACTCGTTTTTGAACCAAAACGCGATGCTGTAGGAGACGTCTGGGGCAGGCAGTTTCCCAACCAAACGACTCCCATTGAGCGTGGCAAAGTTCTTCGCTGAGAAGCCTTTAACATCTTCGGGTTTCAATTCCTCCGGAACCGATTCCAAAGAGCTGTAGAGCAACGGATCGAGGCTCTCGATCGCTTGAGGATAGCTGC from Rosistilla carotiformis includes the following:
- a CDS encoding DUF1553 domain-containing protein yields the protein MFRILPLLCFSLSAVIDLQVAVAQPEISAQERRFFENKIRPVLVEHCYGCHSADADEIGGKLLLDSQAAMMKGGESGPALVASDPDNSLIIQALRYDEGASAMPPDEPLPETVVGDFVRWVSRGAADPRTETTTHPADDDLDRESLWSFQPRRSPSPPQIADASLALDPLDHFVGARLESEGLQPTTDAPPETLVRRLYVDLIGLPPTNDQTAAFIADCEHDRSGAIRRLVDQLLSSPQFGIRWGRHWLDVARYGESNGNDGLGRNASMPNAWRYRDYVIDAMNRDTPYDRFLTEQIAGDLLPAETADQRNRNLIATGFLAIGSKPAVAMNKNFAMDIVDDQINAVCTAAIGLSVACARCHDHKHDPIPTRDYYALAGIFSSTETLYGLAGKESLTAPPTPLHPLRDQWVPESEDRDARSQSPIFPGSYPQAIESLDPLLYSSLESVPEELKPEDVKGFSAKNFATLNGSRLVGKLPAPDVSYSIAFWFKNESPNGSHPITAYLFSRGTLTDKNVPGDHLGIGGTHNKSRTGKLFVFNGNAGKKSVAGSTVIQPQTWNHIAMVRQDKKVQVFLNGGLEIETTMPATFGDSLDFCFGARSEKAFPLYGNLAHVALFQRALSTKEAKDLYRTADQPEPPRTLGWAMGVRERKPEKIVDSKVHIDGQTGKYGPQVPRGTLTAYRQFVDADETTVGLSANIAEELQIAPERSGRLELARWLTDPSHPQTARVMVNRIWLHLMGRGIVSTPDDFGVYGGRPSHPELLDHLANRFVDSGWSIKQLIRSIVLSRTYQLDSDCEPSLATADPENLLYGRHLSRRLDAESIRDSLLLANGELDFAPGQGSAIEETVALINWPLGASSNLHRPSNHRSVYLCMLRHAPPAELSAFDLPDGIGVMGQRNVTTLPTQSLFFMNSPFVVAQSERLAERLMASGGDDDSKIRLLFQTTLQRPPSPLELKQAVALVLQTETSFPSEIDLPQRQQKAWASLCQALFTSNEFRYVD